In Dryobates pubescens isolate bDryPub1 chromosome 31, bDryPub1.pri, whole genome shotgun sequence, one DNA window encodes the following:
- the DDX56 gene encoding probable ATP-dependent RNA helicase DDX56 has product MFLKSSLELLVLDEADLLLSFGFGEDIKALLCQLPKIYQALLMSATFSPDVEALNELVLHNPARLCPAQPRLPGGRQLRQFALRCAKEEDKFLLLCALLKLGLLRGRALLFVGTLARCYRLKLFLEQFGIAACALNAQLPAASRAHILTQFNLGIYDYIVATDEEVPAVPSKVPPRKGRKAAAPAAHSPGWRCPAAGVGSRPCLCPFPPGVPALPACALPSRGQDAEFGVARGIDFRDLAAVINFDVPGSAEAYIHRVGRTARADNPGTALTLALPEEYPALARIEEALAAEDGQCPLQPYQLCTQQIESLRYRCRDAMRAVTKQAVKEARLREIKEELLNSDKLKCHFEDNPRDLQVLRHDRPLHPASLLPQLRHLPEYLVPPSLRGIARPEPQKRRRLSRGGASRRRASCRAQGRANPLQSFKYAKRRARRPPPPPS; this is encoded by the exons atgtt CCTGAagagctccctggagctgctggtgctggatgaagctgacctgctgctctccttcgGCTTTGGGGAGGACATCAAGGCCCTGCTGTG ccagctgcccaAGATCTACCAGGCCCTGCTGATGTCTGCCACCTTCAGCCCTGACGTGGAGGCCCTCAACGAGCTGGTGCTGCACAACCCG GCGCGGCTGTGCCCGGCCCAGCCCCGGCTGCCCGGCGGCCGCCAGCTGCGGCAGTTTGCCCTGCGCTGCGCCAAGGAGGAGGACaagttcctgctgctgtgtgccctgctgaagctggggctgctgcggggCCGTGCCCTGCTCTTCGTGGGCACCCTCGCCCGCTGCTACCGCCTCAAGCTCTTCCTCGAGCAGTTCGGCATCGCCGCCTGCGCCCTCAACGCCCAGCTGCCCGCCGCCTCCAG GGCCCACATCCTCACCCAGTTCAACCTTGGCATCTACGACTACATTGTGGCCACCGACGAGGAGGTGCCAGCCGTGCCCAGCAAGGTGCCCCCCCGCAAGGGCCGCAAGGCAGccgcccctgctgcccacag ccccggcTGGCGGTGCCCCGCGGCGGGGGTGGGCTCTcggccctgcctgtgccccttcCCGCccggggtgccagccctgcccgcctgtgccctccccagcagggggCAGGACGCCGAGTTCGGGGTGGCACGGGGCATCGACTTCCGCGACCTGGCAGCGGTCATCAACTTCGACGTCCCTGGCAGCGCCGAGGCCTACATCCACCGCGTGGGCAG gaccgCCCGGGCCGACAACCCCGGCACGGCTCTGACCCTGGCGCTGCCCGAGGAGTACCCGGCCCTGGCACGCATCGAGgaggccctggcagcag AGGATGGGCagtgccccctgcagccttaccagctctgcacccagcagaTCGAGAGCCTGCGCTACCGCTGCAGG GATGCCATGCGCGCGGTCACCAAGCAGGCGGTgaaggaggccaggctgagggagatcaAGGAGGAGCTGCTCAACTCTGACAAGCTGAAG tgccACTTCGAGGACAACCCCAGGGACCTGCAGGTGCTGCGCCACGACCgccccctgcaccctgccagcctcctgccccagctgcgcCACCTGCCGGAGTACCTGG tgccccccagcctgcGTGGCATCGCCAGGCCGGAGCCGCAGAAGCGCCGGAGGCTGTCTCGGGGCGGTGCCAGCCGGCGCcgtgccagctgcagg gcccagggcagagccaaccccctgcagagcttcaaGTATGCCAAGCGCCGTGCCCGccgcccccccccgcccccctcctGA
- the NPC1L1 gene encoding NPC1-like intracellular cholesterol transporter 1, protein MPGSLLLAGAVLGTLLVLASSSLTPIHRAGYCAFYGTCGRNPEQNGSLVPSQVPCLDNSPARAAQGLLLAKLGSVCPDLLGDANRTTYVCCSLAQLNSLQLSVALSGTVLARCPSCIKNFANLYCHNTCSPDQSLFTNVTRVANRTAGGGQLAVLQYQAYYGQDFAEDSFASCQGVRLPATGGYAIDAMCGRYGARLCTAQRWLDFQGDKNNGLAPLQIDFHLVPNGTRPPDGIVPLARRAWRCHEAPGDGERPCSCQDCAQSCPPVRAPTEAPPPFRLGAADGALVLCALLFGVLAVAFVCALLWRRWVPGKPPEPPLAPAAGREGCCRCPGGARQYGFLARGFRRWGTLVAGHPVPVLLVAGAAVGGLAAGLATLRLTTDPVELWSAPGSRARQEKAFHDRHFGPFFRTNQVILTAPGGHGARYDSLLLGTKNFSGVLREEVLGALLDLQEKLAQTTAWAPGGKLVALNDVCYAPLNPGTPALADCCVNSVTQYFQNNRTHLGMVAEQTVGTETGTADWHDHLMYCVNSPLSFKDTTALKLSCMAQYGAPVFPYIVLGGYPGSEYTETEALILTYSLNNFPRDDPRHEWVLSWEERFLQVVKDFQSSQPNLSIAYMAERSLEDEINRTTAQDIPIFTISYLVVFLYISLALGEYTTWRRLLVDSKVTLALGGIAVVVGAVFAAMGFLAFLGLPSSLIILEVVPFLVLAVGADNIFILVQEYQQQSQRAPGETREQHIGRVLAQVAPSMLLCSLSEVICFLLGALSSMPAVRTFALTAAAAIAFDFLLQVSSFVALLALDARRQEAGRFDMCCCCGRGREDARGQGAWLLRPLLQRFYTPLLLHRLARPLVVLVFLFLTCAGIYLTLKVSVGLDQELSMPTDSYLLQYFAALNQYLAVGVPTYFVTTGGYNFSSPEGTNAICSSSGCDLNSLTHTIQHATSFPNLSYLAIPATSWLDDFLDWLHPIGRCCRFHTSGNLSGTFCPSTENSLSCLGGACLKVARRPTVAEFQRFLPWFLHDRPTLECAKGGLGAYDTSVSMDANGTILATRFMAYQRPLRTSQEYTAALRAARALAEEITTTLRQVPGTPPDFRVFPYTVTYVYYEQYLTVVAEGLVMLALCLVPTFLVSFLLLGMDLRASCATLLTIAMILVDTVGAMTLWGIPYNAVALINLVAAVGISVEFVSHITCAFTRSAQPGRLARAAEATTNMGSKVVAGVAMTNLPGIVVLAFAKAQLIQIFFFRLNLIITLVGLAHGLIFLPVLLSYIGSGPREAAQEAAKGQQGAGLGLGNSCFEEDDSDRDRDKAETGKGSGDRGQGGMGGMGDMGDMGDRGTGGHGDMGYMGDMGDRGTWGHGGQGDMGGMGDMGDMGGMGDMGDRGDRGDRGTGGHGGQGDMGDMWGAVG, encoded by the exons ATgccaggctccctgctgctggccggCGCCGTGCTTGGCACCCTCCTGGTGCTG GCCTCCTCCTCGCTGACGCCCATCCACCGGGCCGGGTACTGCGCCTTCTACGGCACCTGCGGGCGCAACCCCGAGCAGAACGGCTCCCTGGTGCCCTCCCAGGTGCCCTGCCTGGACAACAGCCCGGCGcgggcagcccagggcctgctgctggccaagctgggcTCCGTCTGCCCCGACCTGCTGGGCGATGCCAACCGCACCACCTACGTCTGCTGCTCGCTGGCGCAGCTCaactccctgcagctgagcgTGGCGCTGTCGGGCACCGTCCTGGCACGCTGCCCCTCCTGCATCAAGAACTTCGCCAACCTCTACTGCCACAACACCTGCAGCCCGGACCAGAGCCTCTTCACCAACGTCACCCGCGTCGCCAACCGCACGGCGGGCGGCGGGCAGCTGGCGGTGCTGCAGTACCAGGCCTACTACGGGCAGGACTTCGCCGAGGACTCCTTCGCGTCGTGCCAGGGCGTGCGGCTGCCGGCCACGGGCGGCTACGCCATCGACGCCATGTGCGGGCGCTACGGTGCCCGCCTCTGCACCGCCCAGCGCTGGCTGGACTTCCAAGGGGACAAGAACAACGGCCTGGCACCGCTGCAGATCGACTTCCACCTGGTGCCCAACGGCACCCGGCCGCCGGACGGCATCGTGCCCCTGGCGCGCCGCGCCTGGCGCTGCCACGAGGCTCCCGGCGACGGGGAGCGGCCTTGCTCCTGCCAGGACTGTGCCCAGTCGTGCCCTCCGGTCCGTGCCCCCACCGAGGCGCCGCCGCCCTTCCGCCTGGGCGCCGCGGACGGGGCGCTGGTGCTCTGCGCCCTCCTCTTCGGCGTCCTGGCCGTCGCCTTCGTCTGCGCCCTGCTGTGGCGCCGCTGGGTGCCCGGGAAGCCTCCCGAGCCCCCCCTGGCACCGGCGGCCGGGCGGGAgggctgctgccgctgcccggGCGGTGCCAGGCAGTACGGCTTCCTGGCCAGGGGGTTCCGCCGCTGGGGCACCCTGGTGGCCGGGCACCCCGTGCCGGTGCTGCTGGTGGCGGGGGCGGCCGTGGGGGGGCTGGCAGCCGGCTTGGCCACCCTGCGCCTCACCACCGACCCGGTGGAGCTGTGGTCGGCGCCTGGCAGCCGTgccaggcaggagaaggcttTCCACGACCGCCACTTCGGGCCCTTCTTCCGCACCAACCAGGTGATCCTGACGGCGCCCGGCGGGCACGGTGCCCGCTAcgactccctgctgctgggcaccaagaACTTCAGCGGGGTGCTGCgcgaggaggtgctgggggcactgctggACCTGCAGGAGAAGTTGGCACAGACCACGGCCTGGGCGCCCGGCGGCAAGCTGGTGGCGCTGAACGACGTCTGCTATGCCCCCCTCAACCCTGGCACCCCGGCCCTGGCCGACTGCTGCGTCAACAGCGTCACCCAGTACTTCCAGAACAACCGAACCCACCTGGGCATGGTGGCAGAGCAGACGGTTGGCACCGAGACTGGCACCGCCGACTGGCACGACCACCTCATGTACTGCGTCAA ctccccgcTCTCCTTCAAGGACACCACAGCGCTGAAGCTGAGCTGCATGGCACAGTATGGGGCTCCTGTCTTCCCCTACATCGTCCTCGGCGGCTACCCCG GCTCGGAGTACACCGAGACAGAGGCTCTGATCCTCACCTACTCCCTCAACAACTTCCCCCGCGACGACCCCCGGCACGagtgggtgctgagctgggaggaAAGGTTCCTGCAGGTGGTGAAGGACTTCCAGAGCTCCCAGCCCAACCTCTCCATCGCCTACATGGCCGAG CGCTCGCTGGAGGATGAGATCAACCGGACCACGGCTCAGGACATCCCAATCTTCACCATCAGCTACCTCGTGGTCTTCCTCTACATCTCGCTGGCGCTGGGCGAGTACACCACCTGGCGCCGCCTCCTG GTGGACTCCAAGGTGACGCTGGCACTGGGGGGCATCGCGGTGGTGGTGGGCGCCGTCTTCGCCGCCATGGGCTTCCTGGCCTTCCTGGGGCTGCCTTCCTCCCTCATCATCCTCGAGGTGGTGCCCTTCCTCGTCCTGGCAGTGGGCGCTGACAACATCTTCATCCTCGTGCAGGAGTACCAG cagcagtcgCAGCGGGCACCGGGCGAGACGCGGGAGCAGCACATCGGCAGGGTCCTGGCACAGGTGGCACCAAgcatgctgctgtgcagcctctCCGAGGTCATCTGCTTCCTCCTGG GTGCCCTCTCCTCCATGCCAGCCGTCCGCACCTTCGCCCTGacggccgccgccgccatcgCCTTCGACTTCCTGCTGCAGGTCTCCAGCTTCGTCGCCCTGCTGGCACTCGATGCCCGCCGCCAGGAG GCCGGGCGCTTCgacatgtgctgctgctgtggcaggggcagggaggatgcCAGGGGCCAGGGGGCATGGCTGCTGCGCCCCCTCCTGCAGCGCTTCTacacccccctgctgctgcaccgcCTGGCACGGCCCCTGGTG GTGTTggtcttcctcttcctcacctgcGCTGGCATCTACCTGACCCTGAAGGTGTCGGTGGGGCTGGACCAGGAGCTCTCCATGCCCACG GACTCCTACCTGCTGCAGTACTTCGCTGCCCTCAACCAGTACCTGGCCGTGGGGGTGCCAACCTACTTCGTCACCACCGGCGGCTACAACTTCTCCTCCCCGGAGGGCACCAATGCCATCTGCTCCAGCTCGGGCTGTGACCTCAACTCCCTCACCCACACCATCCAGCACGCCACGAGCTTCCCCAACCT GTCCTACCTTGCCatccctgccacctcctggctGGATGACTTCCTGGACTGGCTGCACCCCATCGGGCGCTGCTGTCGCTTCCACACCAGCGGCAACCTCAGCGGCACCTTCTGCCCCTCCACCGAAA attccctcagctgcctgggggGCGCCTGCCTGAAGGTGGCACGGCGCCCCACCGTGGCGGAGTTCCAGCGCTTCCTGCCCTGGTTCCTGCACGACAGACCCACCCTGGAGTGTGCCAAGGG GGGTCTGGGTGCCTACGACACCTCTGTGAGCATGGATGCCAACGGCACCATCCTGG CCACCCGGTTCATGGCCTACCAGCGCCCGCTGCGCACCTCCCAGGAGTACACAGCTGCCctcagggctgccagggccctggCAGAGGAGATCACCACCACCCTGCGCCAGGTGCCCGGCACCCCCCCGGACTTCCGCGTCTTCCCCTACAC GGTGACCTACGTCTACTACGAGCAGTACCTGACGGTGGTGGCAGAGGGCCTGGTGATGCTGGCACTCTGCCTGGTGCCCACCTTCCTagtctccttcctgctgctgggcatggacctgcgtgccagctgtgccacccTGCTGACCATCGCCATGATCCTGGTGGACACCGTGGGGGCCATGACCCTCTGGGGCATCCCCTACAACGCCGTGGCGCTCATCAACCTGGTGGCG gccgTGGGCATCTCGGTGGAGTTCGTGTCCCACATCACCTGCGCCTTCACCCGCAGTGCCCAGCCCGGCCGCCTGGCACGGGCCGCTGAGGCCACCACCAACATGGGCAGCAAG gtggtGGCAGGGGTGGCCATGACCAACCTGCCTGGCATCGTGGTGCTGGCATTCGCCAAGGCTCAGCTGATTCAGATCTTCTTCTTCCGCCTCAACCTCATCATCACCCTGGTGGGGCTGGCACATGGCCTCATCTTCCTCCCTGTCCTCCTCAGCTACATCG GCTCTGGCCCGCGGGAGGCAGCGCAGGAGGcagccaaggggcagcagggagcagggctgggcctcGGCAATTCCTGCTTCGAGGAGGACGACAgcgacagggacagggacaagg CTGAAACCGGGAAGGGCTCTGGGGACAGGGGACaggggggcatggggggcatGGGGGACATGGGGGACAtgggggacagggggacagggggacatggggacatggGGTACATGGGGGACATGGGGGACAGGGGGACATGGGGGCATGGGGGACAGGGGGACATGGGGGGCATGGGGGACATGGGGGACATGGGGGGCATGGGGGACATGGGGGACAGGGGGGACaggggggacagggggacaggGGGACATGGGGGACAGGGGGACATGGGGGACATGTGGGGTGCAGttgggtga